The proteins below are encoded in one region of Diceros bicornis minor isolate mBicDic1 chromosome 14, mDicBic1.mat.cur, whole genome shotgun sequence:
- the NRSN1 gene encoding neurensin-1: MSSCSNICGSKQAQPATEGGYQRYGVRSYLHQFYEDCTTSIWEYEDDFQIQRSPNRWSSVFWKVGLISGTVFVIVGLTVLAVGFLVPPKIEAFGEGDFVVVDTHAVQFNGALDTCKLAGAVLFCIGGTSMAGCLLTSVFAKSYSKEEQFLQQKFKERIADIKAHTQPITKAPGPGETKIPVTLSRVQNVQPIAAT, translated from the exons ATGAGTTCTTGCAGCAACATCTGTGGATCCAAGCAGGCACAGCCTGCTACAGAGGGTGGGTACCAGCGCTATGGAGTCCGGTCCTACCTGCACCAGTTTTATGAAGACTGTACCACCTCAATCTGGGAGTATGAGGATGATTTCCAGATCCAGAGATCACCTAACAGGTGGAGCTCAGTGTTCTGGAAG GTCGGACTCATCTCTGGCACAGTCTTCGTGATTGTCGGATTGACTGTTCTGGCGGTGGGCTTTCTTGTGCCCCCCAAAATCGAAGCCTTTGGCGAAGGCGATTTTGTGGTGGTGGACACCCATGCTGTCCAGTTTAACGGAGCCCTTGACACGTGCAAGCTGGCAGGAGCCGTTCTCTTCTGCATTGGGGGCACGTCCATGGCAGGGTGCCTGCTGACGTCAGTGTTCGCCAAAAGCTACTCCAAAGAAGAACAATTCCTCCAGCAAAAGTTTAAAGAGCGAATTGCAGACATCAAGGCCCACACCCAGCCCATTACAAAAGCTCCAGGCCCAGGGGAAACAAAGATTCCAGTCACTTTGTCCAGGGTTCAAAATGTCCAGCCTATCGCGGCAACCTGA